A window of Bufo gargarizans isolate SCDJY-AF-19 chromosome 9, ASM1485885v1, whole genome shotgun sequence contains these coding sequences:
- the LOC122919794 gene encoding protein shisa-1-like, with translation MCPLLILVLLLHVSSSRAQFGEYCHGWTDNYGSWHSGFQCPERYDHVEATYCCGSCNLRYCCTASEARLDQGQCPSEEQEDILRDGAPAVEMPDAVPTYLPFLLVGTVFVSFVIVGALVGVCCCRCLRPEEETQMNGPAPQSRLLDTEPSTDVSRHSSSSSNCAPRGSLGARPQNLCALGAENINLYMNMPQGYPVMGCPPNAQFIHAGPSAAPFLQPPFINYAVPGEHAILMAPASYIDARRGYPQSTNYLPLTQHIGPEESPSKC, from the exons ATGTGTCCTTTGTTGATCCTGGTGCTGCTTCTGCACGTTAGTAGTTCTAGGGCACAGTTTGGAGAGTATTGCCATGGATGGACGGACAACTATGGAAGTTGGCACTCAGGGTTTCAGTGCCCTGAACGATATGACCATGTGGAAGCTACCTACTGCTGTGGATCTTGTAATCTAAGGTACTGCTGCACTGCCAGTGAGGCCAGGCTGGACCAGGGTCAGTGCCCTAGTGAGGAGCAGGAAGACATTCTCCGGGATGGAGCGCCCGCTGTAGAGATGCCGGATGCAG tgCCCACATACCTACCTTTTCTCCTAGTTGGCACCGTATTTGTGAGCTTTGTCATAGTGGGTGCTCTTGTAGGAGTATGCTGCTGCAGATGTCTTAGACCTGAGGAAGAAACCCAGATGAATGGACCTGCTCCACAAAGCCGACTCTTGGATACAGAACCATCTACTGACGTCTCGAGGCACTCCAGTTCCAGCTCAAACTGTGCCCCCCGCGGATCCCTTGGTGCTCGGCCACAAAATCTCTGTGCTCTGGGAGCGGAAAACATCAATTTGTATATGAACATGCCACAAGGCTATCCAGTCATGGGCTGTCCACCAAATGCGCAGTTTATACACGCTGGCCCATCTGCTGCTCCTTTCTTACAGCCACCATTCATTAACTATGCTGTGCCAGGGGAGCATGCCATATTAATGGCACCAGCATCTTACATTGACGCCAGGAGGGGTTACCCACAATCTACAAACTACCTTCCACTGACCCAACATATTGGGCCAGAAGAATCTCCTTCTAAATGTTGA